In Phoenix dactylifera cultivar Barhee BC4 unplaced genomic scaffold, palm_55x_up_171113_PBpolish2nd_filt_p 000057F, whole genome shotgun sequence, the following are encoded in one genomic region:
- the LOC103717153 gene encoding LOW QUALITY PROTEIN: septum-promoting GTP-binding protein 1-like (The sequence of the model RefSeq protein was modified relative to this genomic sequence to represent the inferred CDS: inserted 1 base in 1 codon), with protein MTHLRRTLLRLDRKWACFVQLAVVRRFFHLLWDRLLTCSSPGGHARYRRLKGCFSPQLMVVEDAPLAAACPAAAYGDVDVDSDLVPLKISLLGDCHIGKTSFMVKYVGDVEEQQGLQLTGLNLMDKILVVXGARIAFSIWDVGGDRQFLDHVPIACKDAVAILIMFDLTTRRTLNNAIGWYQRARKWNKTAIPILIGTKFDDFVQLPLEMQWTVVNQARACARVMNATLFFSSAAHNINVNKIFKFIIAKLFNLPWTVERNLTLGEPIIDF; from the exons ATGActcacctccgccggaccttgcTTCGCCTCGACCGCAAATGGGCCTGCTTCGTCCAGCTCGCCGTCGTACGCCGCTTCTTCCACCTCCTTTGGGACCGCCTCCTCACATGTTCTTCGCCCGGCGGCCACGCCCGGTACCGGCGGCTCAAGGGGTGCTTCTCGCCGCAGCTCATGGTGGTCGAGGACGCTCCCCTGGCTGCCGCCTGCCCTGCGGCCGCATACGGCGATGTCGACGTGGATTCCGACTTGGTGCCGCTGAAGATCAGCCTCCTCGGCGACTGCCATATCGGAAAAACAAGCTTCATG GTTAAGTATGTGGGTGATGTGGAGGAACAACAGGGGTTGCAGTTGACAGGACTGAATTTAATGGATAAGATTTTAGTCG AGGGGGCGAGGATTGCATTTAGTATTTGGGATGTTGGag GTGATCGTCAATTTCTTGATCATGTTCCCATCGCTTGTAAAGATGCTGTGGCGATTCTTATTATGTTCGATCTAACCACCCGTCGCACACTAAATAA TGCTATCGGCTGGTATCAACGGGCAAGAAAATGGAATAAG ACAGCGATCCCTATATTAATAGGAACAAAATTTGATGACTTTGTTCAGCTTCCTCTCGAAATGCAATGGACGGTTGTGAATCAG GCCAGAGCATGCGCAAGAGTGATGAATGCAACTCTCTTTTTTTCAAGTGCCGCCCACAACATAAATGTGAACAAGATTTTCAAGTTCATCATAGCCAAGCTCTTTAACTTGCCATGGACTGTAGAGAGAAACTTGACACTCGGAGAACCCATCATCGATTTctag